One stretch of Geoalkalibacter ferrihydriticus DSM 17813 DNA includes these proteins:
- a CDS encoding NapC/NirT family cytochrome c codes for MKSLTNIVTAFAKGITHSRVSLIGAMIVTVIFPFLLGAIFYDLIWHIQNTYVAALIYMVLGPAFITGLVMVFLGLFFFKGQEEVRLFTMEYLRDYFTDPAKFSKLRKLVFFAVFLTGINLFIMGLLAYRGYHYMESNAFCGQFCHTVMSPEYTAYQNSPHSRVACVECHIGAGADWFVKSKITGAYQLLAVMLDTFPRPIPTPLHDLRPATETCAECHRPEKFHGNRLVVNDHFDEDEENTHRKNVLLMKIGSAGDRTTSPHGIHWHVSEDNLITYKASPDRTVIPEVTLHRPDGTKVIYRTPDADEVLAEIGADVVERTMDCIDCHNRPTHIYKKPGPALDRKMLEGVISQELPYIKRQAMEVIQRDYASHDEARNAIANELNTWYKKNYPDFIAANPGKLEQAIAGVQAAYLENVFPEMNITWGTYVDHIAHTEDFDFQNGCIRCHNDMHEAETGEFISMDCTICHEVLAQDEVRPQVLKDLGFY; via the coding sequence ATGAAGAGCTTGACCAACATCGTCACCGCCTTTGCCAAAGGCATCACCCACAGTCGGGTGTCTCTCATCGGTGCCATGATCGTCACTGTAATTTTCCCGTTTCTGCTCGGCGCCATTTTCTATGATCTTATCTGGCATATTCAGAACACCTACGTTGCTGCGCTTATTTACATGGTTCTGGGACCCGCCTTCATCACCGGCCTGGTCATGGTGTTCCTCGGCCTGTTTTTCTTCAAGGGCCAGGAAGAGGTGCGCCTCTTCACCATGGAATACCTGCGCGACTATTTCACTGATCCAGCCAAATTCAGCAAGCTACGTAAGCTGGTGTTTTTCGCAGTGTTTCTGACCGGCATCAACCTCTTCATCATGGGCCTGCTGGCCTATCGTGGCTATCACTACATGGAGTCCAACGCCTTCTGCGGCCAGTTCTGCCATACGGTCATGAGCCCGGAGTACACGGCCTACCAGAACTCGCCCCACTCCCGCGTCGCTTGTGTTGAGTGTCACATCGGCGCCGGTGCCGACTGGTTCGTCAAATCCAAAATCACCGGCGCCTATCAGCTGCTTGCGGTCATGCTGGACACCTTCCCGCGTCCCATTCCCACGCCGCTCCATGACCTGCGCCCGGCCACGGAAACCTGCGCCGAGTGCCACCGGCCCGAGAAATTCCACGGCAACCGCCTGGTGGTCAATGATCATTTCGACGAAGACGAAGAGAACACGCACCGGAAAAACGTGCTGCTCATGAAAATCGGCTCGGCGGGCGATCGCACCACCAGTCCCCATGGCATCCACTGGCATGTGTCGGAAGACAACCTCATCACCTACAAGGCATCTCCCGACCGCACGGTGATCCCCGAGGTCACCCTGCATCGTCCAGACGGCACCAAAGTCATCTATCGTACGCCCGATGCCGACGAGGTACTCGCCGAAATCGGAGCCGATGTCGTCGAACGCACCATGGACTGCATCGACTGCCACAACCGGCCTACGCACATCTATAAAAAGCCCGGTCCCGCCCTGGACCGCAAGATGCTTGAGGGTGTCATTTCCCAGGAATTGCCCTATATAAAGCGCCAAGCCATGGAAGTCATTCAGCGTGACTACGCCAGCCACGATGAAGCGCGCAACGCCATCGCCAACGAGCTCAACACTTGGTACAAAAAGAACTATCCCGATTTCATCGCCGCAAATCCCGGCAAATTGGAGCAAGCCATCGCCGGCGTTCAGGCGGCCTACCTGGAGAACGTCTTCCCCGAGATGAACATTACCTGGGGAACCTATGTGGATCACATCGCCCACACGGAGGATTTTGACTTCCAGAACGGCTGCATCCGCTGCCACAACGATATGCATGAGGCGGAAACCGGCGAGTTCATCTCCATGGACTGCACCATCTGCCACGAAGTGCTGGCCCAGGACGAAGTCCGTCCCCAGGTTCTCAAAGATCTCGGCTTCTATTAA
- a CDS encoding YtxH domain-containing protein, whose protein sequence is MSDQSHKTLTGALLLLAGGAAGAAVALLFAPQSGRRTRRKIERNLHQVSRRAGQSTQEAATRLHDMIEGLGEQAGDLVERGEEMAGDLRQQLLQQFERGEKALARRRRQLAKYDE, encoded by the coding sequence ATGAGTGATCAGAGCCACAAGACCCTGACGGGAGCATTGCTGTTGTTGGCAGGGGGTGCTGCAGGAGCGGCGGTTGCCTTGTTGTTCGCACCGCAATCGGGACGCCGTACCCGCCGCAAGATCGAGCGCAACCTGCACCAGGTGAGCCGCCGTGCCGGCCAGAGCACCCAGGAAGCCGCGACCCGCCTGCATGACATGATTGAAGGTCTGGGTGAGCAGGCTGGGGATCTAGTCGAGCGCGGCGAGGAAATGGCGGGTGATTTGCGCCAGCAATTGCTGCAGCAGTTTGAGCGCGGCGAAAAAGCTCTGGCACGGCGACGGCGTCAACTGGCCAAGTACGACGAATGA
- a CDS encoding mechanosensitive ion channel domain-containing protein, with amino-acid sequence MKRIIRRFCGLVFFLWMLAGSVAGAEYPGVSQVPGLAAEVAAQAVQAERQVEGLLDTAAFETQLHLAEGRYHQLQQRMDQYGDPATWSIDRLLEVRALLQEERSRLERVLLALAARQEENERLRRTWEERRQFWQRWEQQLRGDEVVFPRETFAQAQEAVRRVLEGVDSGSAPLVVLQEELTRLLNLNLSHLTQVDDILRLVRGQILQRTGHPLFSAEFFHQFTAGFVDEVRRGLREAIRLDLRYFIRQGWILVSQVLVVFATAAFILRYRRQVEGTPEWRFILDHPWATGIFVSTAALTPLYVIPPALWRLVLWVLLAFSTAVLISGLVRNPMKRFTVYLLATVLVLSMTLQLIHLPTPLLRLFMAALALIGLPLSLFLAHLNIRRHEGHINIFTLGLRAGALVCLVSFLAQAAGYSTLASHLIDASIKSVFVGIFAVMVVHLGQGGIDFFREHPLLQKRAFVQQFGVEVAKRLKALLAVLVWGAALYHFLAVWGFYDSFAQAWGDLTGVGVLVGQVQLTLAMLLLSLLVIYLSIQASWLLRAILDTQVFPYSQVDRGIRDAIKKLIHYFLVFLGFLLAMSLTGIEMRNFAVLAGAFGIGIGFGLQNIVNNFVSGLILLFERPVKVGDLIVVDQDWGTVRKIGLRSTIIETFDNSELIVPNSQLISDKVTNWTLSTSRARVIMPVGVAYGSNVERVIEILNEAGSRHPLALEEPAPSAIFVGFGDSSLNFELRCYIADVSKRLSVRSDLGRDIDRRFREAGVEIPFPQRDLHLRSVDGEIITRAKRESEKASAPPSA; translated from the coding sequence ATGAAACGGATAATTCGACGCTTCTGTGGCCTGGTGTTTTTTCTCTGGATGCTGGCCGGTTCAGTCGCAGGGGCGGAGTATCCGGGAGTCTCTCAGGTTCCCGGTCTGGCCGCTGAGGTGGCGGCACAAGCCGTGCAAGCCGAAAGGCAAGTGGAGGGCTTGCTCGACACGGCCGCCTTTGAAACCCAGTTGCACCTCGCTGAGGGACGTTATCACCAATTACAGCAGCGCATGGATCAATATGGCGATCCCGCCACCTGGAGCATTGATCGGCTGCTTGAGGTGCGTGCCCTGCTGCAGGAAGAGCGCTCGCGCCTGGAGCGTGTACTCCTGGCGCTTGCGGCTCGCCAGGAGGAAAACGAGCGGCTGCGCCGCACCTGGGAGGAACGCCGGCAGTTCTGGCAGCGTTGGGAACAGCAACTGCGCGGTGATGAGGTTGTCTTTCCGCGGGAAACCTTTGCCCAAGCGCAGGAAGCTGTTCGCCGCGTCCTTGAGGGCGTGGATTCCGGCAGCGCGCCCCTGGTGGTGCTGCAGGAAGAGTTGACACGTCTGCTCAATCTCAACCTTTCCCATTTAACCCAGGTCGATGACATTTTGCGCTTGGTGCGTGGCCAGATTCTGCAGCGCACCGGGCATCCGCTGTTCAGTGCCGAGTTTTTTCACCAGTTCACCGCAGGGTTCGTTGATGAGGTGCGGCGTGGATTGCGGGAAGCAATACGCTTGGATCTGCGCTACTTTATCCGCCAGGGCTGGATCCTGGTGTCTCAGGTGCTGGTCGTTTTTGCCACCGCCGCCTTTATTTTGCGTTATCGTCGCCAGGTAGAAGGGACGCCGGAGTGGCGCTTTATTCTCGACCATCCCTGGGCAACGGGCATCTTTGTCTCCACGGCGGCCCTGACTCCCCTTTATGTCATTCCTCCGGCACTGTGGCGGCTGGTGCTGTGGGTGCTGCTTGCCTTTTCCACGGCGGTTTTGATTTCAGGGCTTGTGCGCAACCCCATGAAGCGTTTTACCGTCTACCTGCTGGCCACAGTTCTGGTCCTGTCCATGACGCTTCAGCTCATTCATTTGCCGACGCCTCTGCTGCGCCTGTTTATGGCGGCGTTGGCTCTTATCGGCCTGCCTCTCAGCCTGTTTCTGGCACACCTCAACATCCGGCGCCATGAGGGGCACATCAATATTTTCACTCTGGGCTTGCGCGCCGGAGCACTGGTCTGTCTGGTGTCCTTCCTCGCCCAGGCGGCAGGCTACAGCACCCTGGCTTCCCATCTCATCGACGCCTCGATCAAATCGGTGTTCGTCGGCATTTTTGCGGTGATGGTCGTGCACCTCGGACAGGGCGGTATTGATTTCTTTCGGGAACATCCCCTGCTGCAAAAGCGCGCCTTCGTGCAACAGTTCGGCGTGGAAGTCGCCAAGCGACTCAAGGCCCTGCTCGCCGTTCTCGTATGGGGCGCCGCGTTGTATCATTTCCTGGCCGTCTGGGGTTTTTACGACAGTTTCGCCCAGGCTTGGGGGGATTTGACCGGTGTTGGTGTGCTGGTCGGCCAGGTCCAGCTAACCCTGGCTATGTTGCTGTTGTCGCTGCTGGTTATATACCTGTCGATCCAGGCCTCCTGGCTGCTGCGCGCGATTCTCGACACCCAGGTCTTTCCCTACAGTCAGGTGGATCGCGGCATCCGCGACGCGATCAAAAAACTCATACACTATTTTCTGGTGTTCCTTGGTTTTCTGCTGGCCATGAGTCTGACAGGCATTGAAATGCGCAATTTTGCCGTGCTAGCTGGAGCGTTCGGCATCGGCATAGGTTTCGGTTTGCAGAATATCGTGAACAATTTCGTCAGCGGGCTGATTCTGTTGTTTGAGCGGCCGGTCAAGGTGGGAGATCTGATCGTGGTCGATCAGGATTGGGGCACGGTGCGCAAAATCGGCCTGCGTTCGACGATTATCGAAACCTTTGACAATTCAGAGCTGATCGTGCCCAATTCGCAATTGATTTCGGATAAGGTCACCAACTGGACGCTGTCAACCTCGAGGGCGCGAGTGATTATGCCGGTGGGCGTGGCCTACGGCAGCAATGTCGAGCGCGTTATAGAGATACTGAATGAGGCGGGAAGCCGCCATCCCCTCGCTTTGGAAGAGCCTGCTCCGTCGGCGATTTTTGTCGGCTTTGGCGACAGTTCGCTTAACTTTGAGCTGCGTTGTTATATCGCCGATGTCTCTAAACGGCTCAGTGTGCGCAGCGATCTGGGCCGTGATATCGACCGTCGCTTTCGCGAAGCCGGGGTTGAAATACCCTTTCCCCAGCGTGATTTGCACCTGCGTTCGGTGGACGGCGAGATTATAACGCGGGCGAAACGAGAATCCGAAAAAGCTTCTGCGCCTCCTTCCGCCTGA
- a CDS encoding endonuclease/exonuclease/phosphatase family protein: MSSGATGKSPQDILRVACYNIHQGVGRDGRRDLQRVAQVITAMDAHVVVLQEVHVLFGSSSERRQLDDLAVATGMVGISGPTMLRPDGHYGNAVLVRVPVVRQRLHDLSYGSREPRGAVELELDTDIGRVRLIATHLGLVPRERRRQVRRLLELAEEGTQPLILAGDFNEWWPWGRPARRLNRAFPGMPAPATFPARWPIFSLDRIFVAPRGALHSLQVIRKGAAALASDHLPLLAEIGRPT; the protein is encoded by the coding sequence ATGTCATCTGGTGCGACAGGAAAGAGCCCTCAAGATATTTTGCGTGTCGCCTGCTATAACATCCATCAGGGGGTGGGGCGCGACGGCCGGCGCGACCTGCAACGGGTGGCGCAGGTCATCACAGCTATGGATGCCCATGTAGTGGTTCTGCAGGAAGTCCACGTGCTTTTCGGCAGCTCCAGCGAGCGGCGTCAGCTCGACGATCTGGCCGTAGCCACGGGCATGGTCGGCATCAGTGGCCCGACGATGCTGCGCCCCGATGGCCACTACGGCAATGCGGTGCTGGTACGGGTGCCTGTGGTGCGTCAGCGGTTGCACGACCTCAGTTATGGGTCGCGTGAACCCCGGGGCGCGGTCGAGCTTGAGTTGGACACGGACATCGGTCGGGTGCGCCTCATCGCCACCCATCTGGGGTTGGTGCCGCGGGAACGGCGCCGTCAGGTACGCAGGCTTTTGGAGTTGGCCGAAGAGGGCACGCAACCCCTGATATTGGCCGGCGATTTCAACGAGTGGTGGCCCTGGGGACGACCGGCGCGCCGGCTCAACCGGGCGTTTCCCGGTATGCCCGCCCCGGCGACCTTTCCCGCCCGCTGGCCGATATTCTCTCTCGACCGTATTTTCGTCGCTCCCCGGGGAGCTTTGCACAGTTTACAGGTCATCCGAAAGGGCGCGGCGGCCCTGGCCTCCGACCATCTTCCCCTGCTGGCCGAGATCGGACGGCCGACCTGA
- a CDS encoding cytochrome-c peroxidase: MIRLLLSAMMLVLLSLGFAWADDDLMRRAKAQFQPIPDTPPVLEGNPATPERVELGRMLYFDPRLSKSQLISCQTCHNVGLAGADLQEVSTGHGWQKGPRNSPTTFNAVFNVAQFWDGRAQDLAEQAKGPVQASVEMNNTPERVMETLGSMPGYVDAFKAAFPDDKESLSFDNMAKAIEVFEATLITPNAPFDQFLKGDANALSAVEKDGLRAFMGKGCASCHNGVNMGGLGYFPFGVVERPGVDILPEEDLGRYQVTNTAADKYVFRSPPLRNVAITQPYFHSGRVWSLRDAVAIMGSAQLGIQLSPEEADQITTFLATLTGEQPEVLHPVLPPTTEKTPKPSLD; encoded by the coding sequence ATGATTCGTTTACTTTTGTCTGCAATGATGCTGGTTTTGCTGAGCCTGGGTTTTGCTTGGGCCGATGACGATTTAATGCGGCGCGCCAAGGCACAGTTCCAACCGATTCCCGACACTCCGCCGGTGCTTGAGGGCAATCCCGCGACGCCGGAAAGGGTCGAACTGGGGCGCATGCTCTACTTTGACCCGCGCCTGTCCAAATCGCAATTGATCAGCTGCCAAACCTGCCACAACGTCGGACTGGCCGGCGCCGACCTGCAGGAAGTGTCAACCGGCCACGGCTGGCAGAAAGGCCCGCGCAATTCCCCCACGACTTTCAACGCGGTGTTTAACGTCGCGCAGTTCTGGGACGGGCGCGCGCAGGATCTTGCGGAACAGGCCAAGGGCCCCGTGCAGGCCTCCGTCGAGATGAACAACACCCCGGAGCGGGTCATGGAAACTCTGGGCAGCATGCCCGGCTATGTGGATGCCTTTAAGGCTGCCTTTCCGGACGACAAGGAGTCTCTGAGCTTCGACAACATGGCCAAGGCCATCGAGGTCTTCGAGGCCACCCTGATCACCCCCAACGCCCCCTTCGATCAGTTTCTCAAGGGTGACGCCAACGCCCTCAGCGCCGTTGAGAAAGACGGACTCAGGGCCTTTATGGGCAAGGGCTGCGCCAGTTGCCACAACGGCGTCAACATGGGTGGCCTCGGCTATTTCCCCTTCGGCGTGGTCGAGCGTCCCGGCGTGGACATCCTGCCCGAGGAAGATCTCGGCCGCTATCAGGTGACAAACACGGCCGCCGACAAGTATGTGTTCCGCTCACCGCCGCTGCGCAATGTCGCGATTACCCAGCCCTATTTCCACTCGGGCCGGGTATGGAGCCTGCGTGACGCCGTCGCCATCATGGGTTCCGCGCAGCTCGGCATCCAGCTCTCCCCCGAGGAAGCTGATCAGATCACGACCTTTCTCGCTACCCTGACCGGTGAGCAGCCCGAAGTCCTGCACCCGGTGCTGCCCCCAACGACCGAAAAGACGCCCAAGCCCAGTCTGGACTAA